In the Prochlorococcus marinus str. MIT 9312 genome, TAAACATTAATATCAAGATTTTTTTTATTATTTAGTAAATATGATTTTAAAATTAAATGTTTATTTTTTAAATCAAATGTTGTTACTATAACATCCTCATTTTTCTCGGAAAAAATTTCATTATTAAAAAATATACTTTCGCCAAATTTCTTTGTAAATAGTATATTTTTTTCGTTTTTTAGTCCAAAAATTTCTCTCTCATATTGAAATTTTTTTTCTTTAAAATCATTATTAGAGCTTATACTATTTTTGATTAATTTCTTATTAGATGAAGCAATAATATAATTATCTTCGGTCCGATATATAAAGTTAAGAAAATTTATTTTATTTTCCCTATAAATTGGTATTATTTCGTTATTAATATCAATTTGATTAGAAAAATGCAATATATCATCTAGGTTTTTTTCTGGCTTAATTTTAAAAACCATTAAAATATCATCTTTAAGCTTTTTATTATTCTCAAAAGTTGAAATCAAAAGTTCATTATTATAAATATCTTGTAATTTATTATTGCCTAAATCTATACCTAAGTAATCTAATATAGAATCTTTTATTAAAGCAAAGTTATCTAGATTTTTTGGATTTTTATCGTTTTCAATATTATTAATAATTTTAGAACTATCTAAATTTGAAATGAATAATGATTTATTATTTTCTGGTAAATATTTTAATATTTTTAGTTGCTCAATATTTATACTTTCCTCCTTATTTTTATTGGCAGAAATTTTTTTAAAACCAAAAAAAAGTAATAAAGATAATAATAGTATTATTGCTACTACTTTAAGTTTCATTCTCAATGTTTATTTTTATTTTTAACAATAAATTTACTCCTGCAACTTAATTTATTAAATTGTAAATAACACATAATTTATCCTTGCAATTGGGAAATTATCCAAAATCTATAAATGCTTCTAGTCTCAATGATTGGTTTAATTCTGAGAAAGAAGATCCAGTCTTGATTGATGTGAGAGAACATTCAGAGCTCGAAATAGTGCGTTTCTCAAAAGAATTTTTACATATACCAATTAGTAAAGTTACATCTGAATACGTTGGAGACATATTTGCCGGTTTATTAGATAGAGAAATCGTTGTTACTTGTCATGCAGGAATAAGAAGTTATAACTTTTGTCAATGGGCCTTAGATAATAATTTTGTGAGTGAAATATGGAATTTGGAGGAGGGTATTGATGGATGGAGTAGATATATTGATCCATCACTTCCCAGGTATTGATTAAATATCTAATGAAGATGCAACAGTATTAACATCTTTGTCACCTCTACCAGAGCAATTGATAACTATATGAGTATCTTTTTCCAGAGTAGGGCATAATTTATCTAACCAAGCAAAGGCATGGGACGTTTCAAGCGCTGGTATAATTCCTTCAAGTTCACTAACAAGTCTCAAAGCATCTAAAGCTTCTTGATCTGTGACTGACCCATATTCTGCTCTGCCTATATCTTTTAAATGGCTATGTTCAGGTCCTACTCCAGGGTAATCTAACCCTGCACTTATTGAGTGGGCTTCTTGTACTTGACCATTATCATCTTGTAAAAGAAGACTCATTGATCCATGCAAAATTCCAACTGACCCTTTAGTAATAGTTGCAGCATGTTTGTCAGTATCAACTCCGCTTCCTGCGGCTTCAACTCCAATTAGTCGTACAGATGTTTCTTTAATGAAAGGATGGAAAAGGCCCATTGCATTTGATCCCCCACCTACACAAGCAAGTAAAATATCTGGTAAAGATCCAAACGATTCCTGACATTGTTTTTTAGTTTCTTCTCCTATAACTGCATGAAAATCTCGTACAATTTTTGGGAAAGGGTGCGGGCCCGCAACAGATCCTAAAATGTAATGTGTGGTTTCGACATTAGAAACCCAATCCCTAATAGCTTCACTAGTGGCATCTTTAAGTGTTGCAGTTCCAGAATTGACAACTTTAACTTCGGCTCCTAGCAGTTTCATTCTAAAGACGTTGAGGGATTGTCTTTTTATGTCCTCAGCACCCATATAGATAATACATTTCATGCCAAATCTGGCACAAACAGTAGCCGTAGCAACTCCATGCTGACCTGCTCCAGTTTCTGCGATTATCCTTTTTTTACCCATTCTTATTGCTAATAAAGCTTGTCCAAGGGCATTATTAATTTTGTGAGCACCTGTATGATTTAAATCTTCTCTTTTTAGCCATATTCTTGTAGTTGCATGTTTAGTTTTGTAATGTTCAGTAAGTCTTTTGGCTTCATAAAGTGGTGTTTCTCTTCCTACATAAGTCTTAAGTAGATGATTTAATTCTTTTACAAAAAGTTTATCTTTCCATGCATTTGATGCAGCTGTTTCAAGCTCAAAAAGAGCAGGCATTAGTGTTTCAGGAACATATTGACCACCATATTTTCCAAATCTTCCCTCTTTGGAGGGTTGATTTAAATCGTCATTTTTATAATTTTGATCTTGGCGAGAAAATGTACTTACCACTTTTCTATAGAATAAGTATTAACTAACTATAGATTATATTAAAAATAATGGGAAAAAAGAATTGGATCGAATTTGATAATCATGAGAATAAATCTGAAGAAACAGCTAAGGTAGATACTTTGAATAAAAGATCAAAAATAAATATTTCAAAACAAAAAAAAGGTAAAAAGGGCAAGACGATCACTTTAATTAAAGGTTTAGGAAGCGAAGATGAAATCTTATTAAAAGAATTGCTTAAAAAAATTAAAGTTTTTTGTGGTACTGGAGGGACATTAATTGATAGTAATATCCAGTTACAGGGCGATATGGTATTGAAATCAATTGAGTTTCTTCGTAAAGAGGGATTTCATAATTTATGAAGCAAGGGTTAAGATAGGTTTTTAATTTTGATGATGCAAAAAATGAAAGAACAAGATCAAACAAATTCAACCAATATAAAGTGGCACAATTTAACTATTGATAGAGATAAGTTAGAGAAAATGAGAGGTCATAAAGGAATGGTCATTTGGTTTACAGGTTTATCAGGCTCTGGTAAAAGTACTTTGGCCAACGCTTTAAATGAAGTTTTACACTTAGATGGTTTTTCAACTTACGTGTTGGATGGAGATAATATAAGGCACGGTTTATGTAGAGATCTTGGTTTTTCGGATGAAGATAGAGAAGAAAATATAAGAAGAATTGGAGAAGTTGCGAATTTATTTATGAATGCTGGGATAATAACTATTACAGCATTCGTTTCACCATTTATTAGCGATAGAGATAAGGTGAGAAAAATTATTGGATCTAAAGATTTTATTGAAGTTTATTGTGCTGCAGATATCAAAGTTTGCGAAAACAGGGATACTAAAGGTCTTTATAAGAAAGCTCGTTTAGGGGAAATTAAGGATTTTACTGGGATTTCTAGTCCATATGAAGCTCCTCATAATCCAGAAATTATTGTTGATACAGGTTCGTTAGATTTAAAGGATTCTGTTGAAAAAGTTATTAACTATCTTAAAAAAGAAAACTTCCTTAAAAAGGGTTAATAGAGAAATATAAGTTCATTTATTTTGAAGATAATTGTCCGCTCCAATATTTGATAACTTACTATTTTTAGTTCTTACCTGTGTATGAAGATTTTCTCTGAATTCTTTTAAATTTTTCTTTATGGATTCATCAAATAAACTGATCATCTCTATTGCCAATAATCCAGCATTTTGACCTCCATTAATTGCAACTGTTGCTACTGGTATCCCAGCAGGCATTTGAACAATTGATAAAAGAGAGTCAATCCCCTTAAGTGTTTTACTCTCTACTGGTACACCAATTACAGGAATGCAAGTTATCGATGCCAACATTCCTGGAAGATGAGCGGCACCACCAGCACCGGCAATTATTACTTTTATTTTTTCTGATTCTGCATTTTTTGCATATTCCATCATCTCAATAGGTGTTCTATGGGCAGAAAGTATACAAACTTCAGTTTGTATTCCAAATTCTCTTAAAATGTCAATAGCAGGTTTCAATGTTTTTAGATCTGAATCACTACCCATTACGACAGCGATTTTATAAATATCTTTAGAATTCAATTCTGACAAAATAACAAATCAATTCTTTCCTATAATGGCGTGCAATTAATTTAGCGCCAGTTAGTTAGGATAAAAAGAATAAATTTCCATTGAATATTATGACATCAAATAAGATTATCGAAAAAAGTGAAGTTAGGGAGTATTTTAATGGCACTGGCTTTGAAAGATGGAACAAAATTTATAGCAAATCTGATGAAATTAATACAGTTCAAAAAAATATTAGAAAAGGACATCAAAAGACTGTAGATGATGTAGTTTCATATATCAAAAATTATCCTGAACTAACAAAAAAAAGTTTTTGTGATGCAGGATGTGGTGTAGGAAGTCTATCTATACCTTTACTAAGACTTGGTATAAAAGATTTACAGGTAAGCGATATTTCTTGTGAAATGATTAAAGAAACAAAGAAACGCATAAAAGAATTAGCTTTGAACAAAGCTAAAATCAAATATGAAGTCTGTGATCTGGAACAATTAAAAGGATTATTTGATGTTGTAGTTTGTTTGGATGTATTTATTCATTATCCTCAACCGGTCGCAGAAGAAATGGTTCAACATTTATGCGATTTAAGCAAAGAAAAACTAATTGTTAGCTTTGCTCCGTATACTCCAGTTCTTGCTGTTCTAAAAAATATAGGTAAATTATTTCCTGGCCCAAGTAAAACTACAAGAGCTTATACTTTAAAAGAAAAGGGCATTATTAATGCTGCTAAAGAAAAAGGATTTAACGTCGTGAAAACGAAATTAAATCAAGCTCCTTTTTATTTTTCAAAACTAATTGTATTCGAAAAAAATAAATAATTTATTTTACTAAATTATTTTCAAGTGCATAACGAACTAATTCGGTTCGGCTAGATGTACCTGTCTTGATAAAAAGTCTACTTACATATTTTTCAACATTTCTAATCGATGTTTCAAGCTGTCTTGCAATTTCCTTGTTCATCAGCCCCTCTGCTACTAGTTGAAGTACACTTGCTTCTCTTGGAGTAAAACTAGGAAGATTTATTTTATTTTCTGAATTAGTCGGATTTTGGTCTGTTAGCATAGATTTTATTTCAGTAATTTGCTTAGCCATTTTGCTTACATCAATATCTGCGAATCGTGCTGCTTCTTTTAGTAAACGTTCTTGTCTATTGATTACATTTTTAACTCTCGCAGCTAATTCATCGGGGTCGAAAGGTTTGGAAATATAATCATCAACTCCTGCAAGATAACCCTCTGTTCTGTCTAAGGTCATTCCTTTTGCGGTTAAAAATATAACTGGAGTTCCTCCTAATTTTTCATCTTCTCTAATTTTTTCTAATAAAGCATAACCGTTAGCTCGGGGCATCATAACGTCGCTAATAATCAAATCAGGAAAAATTGTTTGAGCTTTTTCCCAACCGTCCTCTCCATCAACTGCAATAAATATTTCAAACCCTTCATCTTCTAGAAATGTTTTAACAGCTGTTCTTAAACCAGGTTCATCATCAACTAATAAAATTCTTGATTTTCTTACTGTTTCATTATTTATTTGATTAATTTCATTCATTTTTTAAATTCTTTAATTTGGTTTCTAGTAATAATGAGAATTTTATATACTAAATACAATGCTATCAACTCCCATACTACTAGACTACCAATCATCAACTCCTTGCTCTAAAGATGTTGTTGATTCTATGAAACCTTTTTGGAGTGAGATATTTTCTAACCCTTCAAGCAAATCTAATTTGGCGGGTATAAACGCAAGCGCTATCTTGGAAGCCTCAAGAGAAAGTATAGAAAAAACTTTATTTCTCCATAATAAAAAGGTTGTCTTTACAAGTGGGGCGACAGAATCTAATAACTTAGCCTTAATAGGTTTTGCAAGAAATTACTATAAAAAAACAAGGCATTATGGACATATTATTACCTTAAAAACAGAGCATAAAGCTGTATTGGAGCCCCTAAATCAACTAAAAAAAGAGGGATTTATGGTTACAGAAATCACTCCAGAAAGAGATGGGTTGATCTCAGAAGAAAAGTTCAAAAAGAACATAAGAGAAGATACATTTATGGTGAGTGTCATGTTGGCAAATAACGAAATAGGAGTTATTCAGCCCATAAAGAATATTTCAAAGATATGTAACTCGAGAGGAATAGCTTTTCACTCAGATTTTGCACAATGTTTAGGTTACATAGAGTTAAACGATCTTTTATCAAATGTAAATATGATAACGATGAGTTCTCATAAAATTTATGGCCCAAAAGGGATAGGTCTTCTTTTGATTGATGAAGAAATTAATCTGGAACCTTTAATTGTTGGAGGAGGGCAGGAATATGGTCTAAGATCTGGCACATTACCTCTCCCTCTAGTAGTAGGCTTTGCTAAGGCAATAGAGATAGCCGTTCTTAATCAAAAAAAGAATGCTGAAAAATTACTTTTGTATAGAAACAACCTTTTAAAGGGTTTGTTAGAAAATAATTCTGGTTTATTAATTAATGGCTCCATAAAAAAAAGGTTACCTCACAATTTGAATTTGACTGTATTGGATTTAAACGGAGCAAACTTTCATAAACTTTTAAAATCTAAAATAATTTGTTCTAGTGGATCAGCATGCAGTAATGGTGAACCTTCTCACGTTTTACTCGCCTTAGGTAGATCTTTTAAAGAAGCACAATCTTCAATAAGGCTAAGTATTGGATTAAGCACTAGTTCAAAAGATATAAAACAAGCAATTCAAATACTTACTAATACAATCAAAGCATTACGTTAGGAATTATTGGCTCACTAATTTAATTGAGCAACTCTTAATTTTCCACTTCTAGCTCTTTTATTTATTTCTACTTCTTGTTCGGAGGGAGTTATTGGCTTTTTTGTCAGGTTTTTTAATCTTTGATCATTCTTAAAAGAACTTTTAACTAACCTATCCTCTAGGGAATGAAAACTAATAATAGAAATAATTCCGCCTGGCAATAGCCAATCAGGGACAATTTGCAAAAATTTTTCTAATACTTCAATTTCTTTATTAACGGCAATTCTTAGTGCTTGGAATGTTCTAGTTGCTGGGTGTATTTTTTTATATCTTTGTTTTGGTGGGAAGCAGCCTGCAATAGAATAAGCTAACTCTTTTGTCCCAGAATATTTCCCATTTACCTTTAAATCCATTTTTATTTTCCTAGCAATCTTTCTTGATAATCTCTCATCTCCATATTTATAAATTAAGTTAGCTAGATCTTTTTCTTGTAAAGTCTCAATTAATTTCTCTGCATCAACCTCAAGAAAAGGATTCATGCGCATATCAAGTGGACCATCTTTTTGGAAACTAAATCCTCTTTTAGGGTCATCAATTTGGTTACTATTTACTCCAAGATCTGCAATTACAAAAGAAACTTTTTCTTTTGGTTCAAAATCCGCAAAATTTGCAGCCCTTATGTCAATCCTATTTTTAAATTCATCAAGCTTTTTTGATGCTGATTTTCTTGCGAATGGATCTTGATCAAGTCCAATTATATGTAAATCCGAATATTTTCTCAGTAAATGATAAGAGTGCCCGCCTCCGCCTAAAGTTGCGTCTATTCCTTTAAGTTGGTTGTTATGTATTAATGGGTAATGCTCTAATGAGGCTAAAATTTCATCTGTCATCACTGATTTATGATTGAAAAAAGATGAATCAGATAGGTCAGTTTGCATAACTTTCGACTAAGATTTATTTAGAAGTTAAATTTCGAATGGCCCAGCTAGAGACTAGAACAGAACCAATGGTGGTCAATTTTGGCCCTCACCATCCCTCAATGCATGGGGTTTTAAGGTTAGTTGTAACTCTTGATGGTGAGAATGTCATTGATTGTGAGCCGGTAATTGGATATTTGCATAGAGGAATGGAAAAGATAGCTGAAAATAGGACAAATGTTATGTATGTCCCTTATGTAAGCAGAATGGATTATGCCGCAGGAATGTTTTATGAAGCTATTGTAGTAAATGCTCCTGAAAGATTAGCTAATATTCCAGTTCCTAAAAGAGCTAGTTATATCAGAGTTCTTATGTTGGAACTTAATCGTATTGCTAATCATCTTTTATGGCTTGGTCCCTTTTTAGCAGACGTAGGAGCTCAAACTCCATTTTTCTATATCTTTAGAGAAAGAGAAATGATTTATGATCTTTGGGAAGCTGCTACTGGACAAAGGCTCATAAATAATAATTTCTTTAGGATAGGTGGTGTAGCATGTGATCTTCCATACGGATGGTTAGAAAAATGTATAGACTTTTGCGATTGGTTCGGTCCTAAGATAGATGAATACGAAAAATTAATCACAAATAATCCAATCTTTAGAAAAAGAATTGAAGGTCTGGGAACAATAGAAAGAGATCAGGCAATTAATTGGTCTTTGTCTGGCCCAATGCTGAGAGCCTCTGGAGTTTCCTGGGATTTAAGGAAAGTAGATAGTTATGAATGTTATGATGATTTTGATTGGCAGATTGCTTCAGAAAAAGAAGGAGATTGTTATGCGAGATATCGAGTAAGAGTTGAAGAGATGAGACAATCATTAAGCATCATTCGCCAAGCTTGTAAAATGATTCCAGGAGGTCCAACAGAAAATTTAGAAGCTCAAAGAATGGCGACTGAAGATAAGAAGAGTGAAATATTTGGTATTGATTATCAATATGTAGCTAAGAAGGTTGCTCCAACTTTTAAAATTCCTAATGGAGAATTGTATACAAGATTAGAGTCTGGGAAAGGAGAAATAGGTGTATTTATTCAAGGAAATAATGAAGTTACCCCATGGAGATTTAAAATCAGAGCAGCTGATTTAAATAATCTGCAAATATTGCCTCATATTCTTAAAGGTGCCAAAATCGCCGATATTATGGCAATTCTTGGTTCCATAGATGTCATTATGGGATCCGTCGATAGATAAGTTTTTTAAATGAAACCCTCTGATTGGTTAATATTGCAGAAGAAAGTACGATTTGGTGATTGTGATTCTGCAGGTGTAATTCATTTTCATAACTTATTAAAATGGTCACACGAAGCTTGGGAAGAGAGTATTGAAATTTATGGGATTCCTTATCAAGATATTTTTCCAGATTTTTCTATACGTAAAAGTCAAATTATTTTTCCCATAGTAAATTGCGAAGCGAACTACCTTGCGCCCATTAAAATTGGAGATTTATTAAAAGTAAAAATTTACCCTCATAAAATTAATCCTCATTTGTTCCGAGTAAATAGCTTTTTTATGAAAAATGGAAATAAAGTAGCAGAAGGAAAAATAATACATTGTTCTTTAGATGTTGATTCAAGAAATAAAATAGAACTTCCCGATCAGCTAGAAAGATGGATAGAGGCTTCAAATATAAGTACAAATTTAAAAGAGTGCTAATTTTTATTTATTATTTTTTAAATTGATAGTTTATTTTTTCTGTACTTGTATTTTTGTTTTTAATAATCCACTTTTCTGGTTTTTCATGTTTAGGCCAACTTTGAGAAAAGTTTTTTAATAAATTTAATGAATTTTCAATATTTTTATGATTTGTAAGTTCTCTAAATTCAACAATTATACTAATTTTATTTCCCCATAATTTGTCGGGTACTTTTGAAATATTGAATTTATTAATTGGGATATTTTCTTTCATAATGAAAT is a window encoding:
- the bchM gene encoding magnesium protoporphyrin IX methyltransferase, which codes for MTSNKIIEKSEVREYFNGTGFERWNKIYSKSDEINTVQKNIRKGHQKTVDDVVSYIKNYPELTKKSFCDAGCGVGSLSIPLLRLGIKDLQVSDISCEMIKETKKRIKELALNKAKIKYEVCDLEQLKGLFDVVVCLDVFIHYPQPVAEEMVQHLCDLSKEKLIVSFAPYTPVLAVLKNIGKLFPGPSKTTRAYTLKEKGIINAAKEKGFNVVKTKLNQAPFYFSKLIVFEKNK
- the trpB gene encoding tryptophan synthase subunit beta translates to MVSTFSRQDQNYKNDDLNQPSKEGRFGKYGGQYVPETLMPALFELETAASNAWKDKLFVKELNHLLKTYVGRETPLYEAKRLTEHYKTKHATTRIWLKREDLNHTGAHKINNALGQALLAIRMGKKRIIAETGAGQHGVATATVCARFGMKCIIYMGAEDIKRQSLNVFRMKLLGAEVKVVNSGTATLKDATSEAIRDWVSNVETTHYILGSVAGPHPFPKIVRDFHAVIGEETKKQCQESFGSLPDILLACVGGGSNAMGLFHPFIKETSVRLIGVEAAGSGVDTDKHAATITKGSVGILHGSMSLLLQDDNGQVQEAHSISAGLDYPGVGPEHSHLKDIGRAEYGSVTDQEALDALRLVSELEGIIPALETSHAFAWLDKLCPTLEKDTHIVINCSGRGDKDVNTVASSLDI
- a CDS encoding NAD(P)H-quinone oxidoreductase subunit H; translated protein: MAQLETRTEPMVVNFGPHHPSMHGVLRLVVTLDGENVIDCEPVIGYLHRGMEKIAENRTNVMYVPYVSRMDYAAGMFYEAIVVNAPERLANIPVPKRASYIRVLMLELNRIANHLLWLGPFLADVGAQTPFFYIFREREMIYDLWEAATGQRLINNNFFRIGGVACDLPYGWLEKCIDFCDWFGPKIDEYEKLITNNPIFRKRIEGLGTIERDQAINWSLSGPMLRASGVSWDLRKVDSYECYDDFDWQIASEKEGDCYARYRVRVEEMRQSLSIIRQACKMIPGGPTENLEAQRMATEDKKSEIFGIDYQYVAKKVAPTFKIPNGELYTRLESGKGEIGVFIQGNNEVTPWRFKIRAADLNNLQILPHILKGAKIADIMAILGSIDVIMGSVDR
- a CDS encoding response regulator transcription factor; its protein translation is MNEINQINNETVRKSRILLVDDEPGLRTAVKTFLEDEGFEIFIAVDGEDGWEKAQTIFPDLIISDVMMPRANGYALLEKIREDEKLGGTPVIFLTAKGMTLDRTEGYLAGVDDYISKPFDPDELAARVKNVINRQERLLKEAARFADIDVSKMAKQITEIKSMLTDQNPTNSENKINLPSFTPREASVLQLVAEGLMNKEIARQLETSIRNVEKYVSRLFIKTGTSSRTELVRYALENNLVK
- the cysC gene encoding adenylyl-sulfate kinase, with amino-acid sequence MKEQDQTNSTNIKWHNLTIDRDKLEKMRGHKGMVIWFTGLSGSGKSTLANALNEVLHLDGFSTYVLDGDNIRHGLCRDLGFSDEDREENIRRIGEVANLFMNAGIITITAFVSPFISDRDKVRKIIGSKDFIEVYCAADIKVCENRDTKGLYKKARLGEIKDFTGISSPYEAPHNPEIIVDTGSLDLKDSVEKVINYLKKENFLKKG
- a CDS encoding cysteine desulfurase family protein, which gives rise to MLSTPILLDYQSSTPCSKDVVDSMKPFWSEIFSNPSSKSNLAGINASAILEASRESIEKTLFLHNKKVVFTSGATESNNLALIGFARNYYKKTRHYGHIITLKTEHKAVLEPLNQLKKEGFMVTEITPERDGLISEEKFKKNIREDTFMVSVMLANNEIGVIQPIKNISKICNSRGIAFHSDFAQCLGYIELNDLLSNVNMITMSSHKIYGPKGIGLLLIDEEINLEPLIVGGGQEYGLRSGTLPLPLVVGFAKAIEIAVLNQKKNAEKLLLYRNNLLKGLLENNSGLLINGSIKKRLPHNLNLTVLDLNGANFHKLLKSKIICSSGSACSNGEPSHVLLALGRSFKEAQSSIRLSIGLSTSSKDIKQAIQILTNTIKALR
- the rsmH gene encoding 16S rRNA (cytosine(1402)-N(4))-methyltransferase RsmH, with amino-acid sequence MQTDLSDSSFFNHKSVMTDEILASLEHYPLIHNNQLKGIDATLGGGGHSYHLLRKYSDLHIIGLDQDPFARKSASKKLDEFKNRIDIRAANFADFEPKEKVSFVIADLGVNSNQIDDPKRGFSFQKDGPLDMRMNPFLEVDAEKLIETLQEKDLANLIYKYGDERLSRKIARKIKMDLKVNGKYSGTKELAYSIAGCFPPKQRYKKIHPATRTFQALRIAVNKEIEVLEKFLQIVPDWLLPGGIISIISFHSLEDRLVKSSFKNDQRLKNLTKKPITPSEQEVEINKRARSGKLRVAQLN
- a CDS encoding acyl-CoA thioesterase; this translates as MKPSDWLILQKKVRFGDCDSAGVIHFHNLLKWSHEAWEESIEIYGIPYQDIFPDFSIRKSQIIFPIVNCEANYLAPIKIGDLLKVKIYPHKINPHLFRVNSFFMKNGNKVAEGKIIHCSLDVDSRNKIELPDQLERWIEASNISTNLKEC
- the purE gene encoding 5-(carboxyamino)imidazole ribonucleotide mutase produces the protein MSELNSKDIYKIAVVMGSDSDLKTLKPAIDILREFGIQTEVCILSAHRTPIEMMEYAKNAESEKIKVIIAGAGGAAHLPGMLASITCIPVIGVPVESKTLKGIDSLLSIVQMPAGIPVATVAINGGQNAGLLAIEMISLFDESIKKNLKEFRENLHTQVRTKNSKLSNIGADNYLQNK
- a CDS encoding translation initiation factor SUI1, translated to MGKKNWIEFDNHENKSEETAKVDTLNKRSKINISKQKKGKKGKTITLIKGLGSEDEILLKELLKKIKVFCGTGGTLIDSNIQLQGDMVLKSIEFLRKEGFHNL
- a CDS encoding rhodanese-like domain-containing protein, yielding MGNYPKSINASSLNDWFNSEKEDPVLIDVREHSELEIVRFSKEFLHIPISKVTSEYVGDIFAGLLDREIVVTCHAGIRSYNFCQWALDNNFVSEIWNLEEGIDGWSRYIDPSLPRY